Proteins found in one Lysinibacillus fusiformis genomic segment:
- a CDS encoding NAD(P)H-dependent oxidoreductase, translated as MKTLIVYTYPNHKSLNYAFLQEVIKGCRENPAIEEIQILDLYEEEFDPRLIFHEHKRRRDMFQDPKMEKYRQQLSWADQIVFVYPIWWGRPPAMLLGYIDQLFAANFAYRDTKRLFPEGLLKGKSVVCVSTMKGPTNYPFLWLNNAHKILMKRALFKFVGMKKVKFFEFGNMESKKGKQQQKLNRVYQYFRKVVY; from the coding sequence ATGAAAACGTTAATTGTTTATACATATCCCAACCATAAAAGTTTAAATTATGCTTTTTTACAAGAGGTGATAAAGGGGTGTCGTGAAAATCCTGCCATAGAGGAGATTCAAATACTAGATTTATATGAAGAAGAGTTCGATCCACGCTTAATTTTCCATGAGCATAAGCGACGTCGTGATATGTTTCAGGATCCGAAAATGGAAAAATACCGCCAACAGCTCTCTTGGGCAGATCAAATTGTATTTGTTTATCCGATCTGGTGGGGGAGACCGCCAGCCATGCTGTTAGGGTATATTGACCAATTATTTGCGGCAAACTTTGCTTATCGTGATACAAAGAGGTTATTTCCAGAGGGTCTTTTAAAAGGAAAATCGGTTGTCTGTGTGTCCACAATGAAGGGGCCAACCAATTATCCCTTCTTATGGTTGAACAATGCACATAAAATTTTGATGAAGAGAGCGTTGTTTAAGTTTGTTGGAATGAAAAAAGTGAAGTTTTTTGAGTTTGGTAATATGGAAAGCAAAAAAGGGAAACAACAGCAAAAACTAAATAGAGTCTATCAATATTTTAGAAAAGTAGTTTACTAG
- a CDS encoding sensor histidine kinase, with amino-acid sequence MRKRRFLLRLAMVFCLFLIANTVFAFISYHATTWLYGRLGAEPHGFWLQLATVIGVFVLFACSAAIIFLIGLNRQRNYWDTIVDALSRMAKGDFDVQLDLKADEEDQFGQLIHGINHMAVELGELERMRQEFISNVSHEIQSPLTSINGFAKALKNINLPEEKRQHYLDIIELESNRLSKISDNLLKLTSLESQHHPFEPINYRLDKQLRNVVLALEPNWIAKQIDFDLDLDGMSITADEDLMNQVWMNLLTNSIKFTPDKGTITLSMKKQLDTITVMVQDTGIGLTEEQQKHIFERFYKADQSRTVGNGGSGLGLAIVKKIIDMHHGTIAVESKLAEFTRFLITLPIDSTPTRASD; translated from the coding sequence ATGAGAAAACGAAGATTCCTTTTAAGATTAGCTATGGTCTTTTGTTTGTTTCTTATTGCCAATACTGTTTTTGCTTTTATTTCCTATCACGCAACGACATGGCTGTATGGTCGATTAGGGGCAGAGCCTCATGGATTTTGGCTACAATTAGCAACAGTAATTGGCGTGTTTGTGCTCTTCGCCTGTTCAGCGGCTATTATCTTTTTAATTGGACTAAATCGACAACGCAACTACTGGGATACCATTGTCGATGCATTAAGCCGCATGGCAAAAGGTGATTTTGATGTTCAGTTGGATTTGAAAGCAGACGAAGAAGATCAATTTGGGCAATTGATTCATGGTATTAATCATATGGCCGTTGAATTAGGTGAACTGGAAAGAATGCGTCAAGAATTCATTTCCAATGTCTCTCATGAAATTCAGTCACCTTTAACGTCTATTAATGGCTTTGCAAAGGCACTGAAAAATATTAATCTACCTGAGGAAAAGCGTCAGCATTATTTAGATATAATTGAATTGGAAAGTAATCGTTTATCCAAGATTAGCGACAATTTACTCAAGCTAACATCCTTAGAATCGCAGCATCATCCATTTGAGCCTATAAATTATCGACTCGATAAACAATTACGCAATGTTGTGCTGGCACTTGAACCGAATTGGATAGCCAAACAGATCGACTTTGATCTCGATCTTGATGGCATGAGCATCACAGCAGATGAGGATTTAATGAATCAAGTATGGATGAACTTGCTGACAAATAGCATTAAGTTTACGCCCGACAAAGGAACCATCACCCTCTCTATGAAGAAGCAATTAGATACGATAACGGTGATGGTTCAGGATACTGGCATTGGCTTAACGGAAGAACAACAAAAGCATATTTTTGAAAGATTTTATAAGGCTGATCAATCACGAACCGTTGGAAATGGCGGTAGCGGATTAGGGCTAGCCATTGTCAAGAAAATTATCGATATGCATCACGGAACTATTGCTGTAGAAAGCAAGCTAGCTGAATTTACAAGATTTTTGATTACACTGCCCATCGACAGTACGCCAACTCGTGCAAGCGACTAA
- a CDS encoding response regulator transcription factor — protein MTKLLVVDDDAHIRELVKVFLQNEGLEVIEAIDGVDALSKLDTEKVDMVVMDIMMPNMDGWALCEEIRSFNTDLPILMLTAKGETSQKIKGFHLGTDDYLVKPFEPAELIVRVKSILKRYRISLSQVVEAGNVKLNRHTHEVEMNGETILLRLKEFELLFTFASYVGKTFSREQLIEEIWGYDYEGDERTVDVHIKRIRERFPQETSGFVIRTIRGLGYRLELAS, from the coding sequence ATGACAAAACTATTAGTGGTGGATGATGATGCACATATTCGAGAATTGGTAAAAGTGTTTCTGCAAAATGAGGGCTTAGAGGTGATTGAGGCTATCGATGGTGTTGATGCACTGTCCAAATTAGACACTGAAAAAGTCGATATGGTCGTGATGGACATTATGATGCCCAACATGGATGGCTGGGCATTATGTGAGGAAATACGTTCATTCAATACAGATCTACCAATCCTTATGCTAACAGCTAAAGGAGAAACCTCTCAAAAAATCAAAGGCTTTCATTTAGGGACGGATGATTATCTCGTGAAGCCATTTGAGCCTGCCGAGCTAATTGTACGTGTTAAGTCAATCTTAAAAAGATATCGTATTTCCCTTTCTCAAGTTGTAGAGGCCGGTAACGTCAAACTGAATCGCCACACACATGAAGTGGAGATGAACGGCGAGACGATTCTACTTCGTTTAAAGGAATTCGAGCTATTATTTACATTTGCAAGCTATGTTGGCAAAACCTTTTCCCGTGAACAGTTAATCGAAGAAATTTGGGGCTACGACTATGAGGGAGATGAACGAACAGTTGATGTCCATATCAAAAGAATACGCGAGCGCTTCCCACAGGAGACGAGTGGCTTTGTCATTCGTACCATTCGTGGGCTCGGCTACCGCTTGGAACTAGCTTCATGA
- a CDS encoding ABC transporter ATP-binding protein produces MQETSKDTTKQKDWRRFIQLVKRAEPPIWLLVIALVMSLATTGVGFIVPLFTKQLVDGFSLESLNYWQIIVLGIAFIAQAIASGLSIYYLNRVGHHVVAKLRDQLWRKLLHLPIPYYDEHDTGETLSRVTNDTGVVKELITEHLANCLSGVISIIGSIIILLFLDWKMTLVMLIAVPLAMVILMLLGRRMFVISKGMQDETAKFTSVLNQVLPETRLVKASNAEQIEYERGKKGITNLFTFGLKEAKIHALISPLISFVLMSVLVAIIGYGGVRVSSGELTAGDMVAFILYLIQIIMPMTQLTMFFTQLQKAMGATERISALLEYEEEHIEEGLTVEKVDQPIYVKNVDFSYGEEPILSDINFTIEPGKVTAIVGPSGGGKTTTFSLLERYYQPTNGSITLGDTPIETFSLHSWRSQIGYVAQESALLSGTIRENICYGIDRKVQDDELEKVAKMAYADQFINELPDKFDTEVGERGIKLSGGQRQRISIARALLRNPQILMLDEATSSLDSKSEIYVQKALDNLMQGRTTLVIAHRLSTVVDADKILFIEKGHITGCGTHETLFETHAMYREFAIQQLRIKDVE; encoded by the coding sequence TTGCAAGAGACATCAAAAGATACAACAAAACAAAAAGATTGGCGCCGTTTTATACAATTAGTAAAACGAGCTGAACCACCGATTTGGCTACTTGTCATCGCTTTAGTGATGAGTTTAGCAACGACGGGTGTAGGATTTATTGTTCCATTATTTACAAAACAATTAGTGGATGGCTTTTCGTTAGAATCACTTAATTATTGGCAAATCATTGTATTGGGGATTGCCTTTATCGCACAAGCTATTGCTAGTGGATTATCCATCTATTATTTAAATCGCGTTGGGCATCATGTTGTGGCAAAATTACGCGATCAGTTATGGCGAAAGCTGTTGCATTTACCAATCCCCTATTATGATGAACATGATACAGGCGAAACATTGAGTCGTGTTACGAATGACACAGGGGTTGTGAAAGAGCTTATAACAGAGCATTTAGCAAACTGTTTATCTGGCGTTATTTCCATTATAGGTTCTATCATCATTCTTCTATTTTTAGATTGGAAAATGACGTTAGTCATGCTAATTGCCGTACCACTAGCAATGGTCATTTTAATGCTGCTAGGTAGACGCATGTTTGTGATTTCAAAAGGGATGCAAGATGAAACAGCGAAGTTTACGTCTGTATTAAATCAAGTATTACCTGAAACACGCCTAGTAAAGGCCTCGAATGCTGAGCAAATTGAATATGAGCGTGGAAAAAAAGGCATTACAAATCTCTTTACATTCGGCTTAAAAGAAGCGAAAATCCACGCACTGATTTCACCACTTATTTCATTTGTTTTAATGTCAGTGCTTGTAGCTATTATTGGCTATGGTGGTGTCCGTGTTTCCTCTGGAGAGCTGACGGCTGGCGATATGGTAGCATTTATTTTATATTTGATCCAAATCATTATGCCGATGACACAATTGACGATGTTCTTTACCCAACTGCAAAAAGCAATGGGGGCTACAGAACGAATTAGTGCATTACTTGAATATGAGGAAGAACATATTGAAGAAGGCTTAACTGTAGAAAAAGTAGACCAACCCATTTATGTTAAAAATGTTGACTTTTCTTATGGTGAAGAGCCTATTTTATCCGATATTAACTTCACAATTGAGCCAGGCAAAGTAACAGCCATCGTAGGACCAAGTGGTGGCGGTAAAACAACCACATTTTCTTTGCTAGAACGATACTATCAGCCTACGAACGGCAGTATCACACTAGGAGATACACCAATCGAAACTTTCTCACTCCACTCTTGGCGCAGTCAAATCGGCTATGTGGCGCAGGAAAGTGCCCTGCTCTCAGGAACGATTCGAGAAAATATTTGCTATGGTATAGACCGTAAAGTGCAAGATGATGAACTAGAAAAAGTGGCTAAAATGGCCTATGCAGATCAATTTATTAATGAGCTTCCAGACAAGTTTGACACAGAAGTTGGAGAACGAGGCATCAAGCTTTCAGGTGGACAACGTCAGCGTATCTCTATTGCAAGGGCGCTGTTACGTAATCCGCAAATATTAATGCTGGATGAAGCCACATCGAGCTTAGATAGTAAATCAGAAATTTATGTACAAAAAGCATTAGACAACTTAATGCAAGGGCGCACAACATTAGTCATTGCGCACCGTTTATCGACAGTGGTAGATGCCGATAAAATATTATTTATTGAGAAAGGGCATATTACTGGCTGTGGCACACACGAAACACTCTTTGAAACACATGCTATGTATCGTGAGTTTGCCATACAGCAATTACGCATTAAAGACGTTGAATAA
- a CDS encoding PucR family transcriptional regulator → MLTIKDILDIKALEGIKIVAGEQGIHNEIALVNIIENPDAFDWLTPNELLLTTGYIFQDDEALQNKIIQEISKINCAGLVIKMRRYLQKTPQNMIDIANQHGLPLLELPYNYTLSKVISIINEKASGGYDLLNRKSLDMHNTLFKVALEGGGIESISSKLAETINNPIIFLDNDWNLLHYTDLDTNPVPLAYGINLKKNRPTFSKDFIDTIPIDLNEMQKSITRIYQLEDIAVKCRILPVAVANYIYGYIVIWQTVRDLNEFDYIVLEQASTIVALERIKQKEIEGVRLKIKQEFFDDLLTGKITSIETLQTLCDLHGLKINHKYYCIVISISHENLQNQHDLISRKYESDNIAKKCMNLIYEHSSTINGEITCLYRNNQIILLVGQQDGKQDFTINETKHYAENILQLLVQQHTQTSFLIGIGKEYKHIRFVHKSFAEAHEALRLMHRFEERGAVAHFADHSIYHFLDSNINEVQLKDFFLESLGTVFEHDLLHGTSYLITLENYFINHMNISETAKEMFIHRNTLIYRIEKIKEILKTDLKSYEELLQIQLALRIYRLLGKSLYHDEFAD, encoded by the coding sequence TTGCTAACAATCAAAGATATATTAGACATAAAGGCGCTTGAAGGAATTAAAATTGTTGCTGGCGAACAAGGCATTCACAATGAAATCGCACTTGTAAACATTATCGAAAATCCCGATGCATTTGATTGGCTGACACCGAATGAATTATTATTAACAACCGGTTACATCTTCCAAGACGATGAAGCATTACAAAATAAAATCATCCAAGAAATCTCTAAAATCAATTGCGCAGGCCTCGTCATCAAAATGAGGCGCTATTTACAAAAAACACCTCAAAACATGATCGATATTGCCAATCAACATGGATTGCCGTTATTAGAGTTGCCTTATAATTACACCCTGTCCAAGGTCATCTCGATCATCAATGAAAAGGCATCAGGAGGTTATGATCTATTAAATAGAAAATCTTTAGATATGCACAATACGCTATTTAAGGTTGCACTTGAAGGAGGAGGCATTGAATCCATTTCCTCAAAATTAGCCGAAACAATTAATAACCCAATTATCTTTTTAGATAATGACTGGAATTTACTGCATTATACAGATCTTGATACCAATCCAGTGCCACTTGCCTATGGGATCAACCTAAAGAAGAATCGTCCAACGTTTTCAAAGGATTTTATTGATACTATCCCGATTGATCTCAATGAAATGCAAAAATCCATTACACGAATCTATCAATTAGAAGATATCGCAGTGAAATGTAGAATACTCCCTGTCGCAGTTGCCAATTATATTTATGGCTATATTGTCATTTGGCAAACTGTACGTGATCTGAATGAGTTTGATTACATCGTTTTAGAGCAAGCCTCCACGATCGTGGCATTAGAAAGGATTAAACAGAAGGAAATTGAGGGTGTACGTTTAAAAATTAAACAGGAGTTTTTTGATGATTTATTGACTGGAAAAATCACTTCGATTGAAACGCTACAAACACTTTGTGATCTCCACGGCTTAAAGATCAACCATAAATATTATTGCATCGTCATCTCTATTAGCCATGAAAACCTTCAAAACCAGCATGATTTAATTTCTCGAAAATACGAGTCCGATAATATTGCAAAAAAATGTATGAACTTAATTTATGAGCATTCTAGTACGATCAATGGAGAAATTACGTGCCTATATCGCAACAACCAAATCATCCTATTAGTTGGACAGCAGGACGGCAAACAAGATTTCACGATCAATGAAACAAAGCACTACGCAGAAAACATTCTCCAACTATTAGTACAGCAACATACCCAAACCTCCTTCTTAATTGGAATTGGCAAAGAATATAAACATATTCGATTTGTTCATAAAAGCTTTGCAGAGGCACATGAAGCACTACGTCTTATGCATCGCTTCGAAGAACGTGGAGCTGTAGCTCATTTTGCGGATCACTCCATCTATCATTTTTTAGATTCGAATATTAACGAAGTGCAGCTCAAGGACTTTTTCTTAGAAAGCTTGGGCACTGTCTTTGAGCACGATCTTTTACATGGGACAAGCTACCTAATTACATTAGAAAATTACTTTATTAATCATATGAATATAAGTGAAACAGCCAAGGAAATGTTTATCCATCGCAACACATTAATTTATCGAATCGAAAAGATTAAAGAAATTTTAAAAACCGATTTAAAAAGCTATGAGGAACTCTTACAAATCCAACTAGCCTTGAGAATCTATCGCTTGCTTGGTAAGTCTTTATACCACGATGAATTCGCAGACTAG
- a CDS encoding ankyrin repeat domain-containing protein, translating into MVDMNVVSEFLTAAEAGDINALKGYLQQGVDINSRNKRKRTAILLAAMNDQLETVKFLIQEGADIDLQDQICLNPFLYGCINGKLELVKMMLQANTDLERLTRFGGVGIHPASEKGFVEVVRELATTTDINVNHTNICGWTPLIEAILLNDGGEKQQEIVRLLVEHGADTQLVDQYGVTPLAMAREKGFTEIEKILLEAGAK; encoded by the coding sequence TTGGTAGATATGAATGTGGTCTCAGAATTTTTAACTGCAGCTGAAGCAGGGGATATTAACGCTCTGAAAGGTTATTTACAACAAGGTGTGGATATTAATTCTCGAAATAAGCGTAAGCGTACAGCAATTTTACTTGCTGCGATGAATGATCAATTAGAAACAGTAAAATTTCTAATTCAGGAAGGAGCAGATATCGACCTTCAAGATCAAATTTGTTTAAACCCATTTTTGTATGGATGTATTAACGGAAAGTTAGAGCTTGTGAAAATGATGCTACAAGCAAACACAGATTTAGAGCGTTTAACACGCTTTGGCGGTGTCGGTATTCATCCAGCAAGTGAGAAGGGCTTTGTAGAAGTAGTTCGTGAGCTTGCAACGACTACAGATATCAATGTCAACCATACAAATATTTGTGGCTGGACACCGTTGATTGAAGCCATCCTTCTAAATGATGGTGGAGAAAAGCAACAGGAAATTGTTCGTCTATTAGTTGAACATGGTGCAGATACACAATTAGTGGATCAATACGGAGTGACGCCATTAGCGATGGCTAGAGAAAAGGGATTCACTGAAATTGAAAAAATTCTACTAGAAGCAGGGGCAAAATAG
- a CDS encoding DUF2877 domain-containing protein produces the protein MIHAKSGDDYFLQQMVATAFTGTVHSVFQHALNIQRDGNGEIFTLATKAMDRAPNTLVIDLDTFDHLDIHQYDRVLVRHNQLLIEEKLQIAIHTATRWQCQLPIYPLNRTSLRMNMSSVKQFIDLQGKGGGIKRNDSPVNEFEAETSRLLQQRTTLLYEEILNQRLDRFQAYAADLVGLGPGLTPSGDDFLVGLFAVIHLENSPCSIYKPLCESVIKMIQPLTNEISYTTLKKAAYGQVRESICSFIHAILYGTEAESIEALRKVLAIGSSSGTDIALGLISGLEANIKLGG, from the coding sequence ATGATACATGCCAAATCTGGTGATGATTATTTTCTTCAACAAATGGTGGCAACGGCGTTTACTGGAACGGTCCATAGTGTGTTTCAACATGCCTTAAATATTCAGAGAGATGGTAATGGTGAAATTTTCACACTTGCTACGAAGGCAATGGATCGTGCACCCAATACACTTGTCATTGATCTCGATACGTTCGATCACCTGGACATTCATCAATATGACAGGGTATTGGTTCGCCATAATCAACTTTTAATAGAAGAAAAATTACAAATAGCAATTCACACAGCCACTCGTTGGCAATGTCAGCTACCTATTTATCCATTAAATCGTACAAGTTTAAGAATGAATATGAGCAGTGTGAAACAATTCATTGATTTACAAGGCAAAGGTGGCGGCATAAAACGTAATGATTCACCCGTCAATGAATTTGAAGCGGAGACATCGAGATTGCTACAGCAGCGTACCACTTTGCTTTATGAGGAAATATTGAATCAACGTTTGGATCGCTTTCAGGCATATGCTGCTGATTTAGTCGGCTTGGGGCCAGGACTTACACCATCAGGGGATGATTTTTTAGTAGGGTTATTTGCTGTCATTCACTTAGAAAATAGTCCGTGTTCTATTTATAAACCATTGTGTGAAAGCGTCATCAAAATGATTCAGCCTTTAACCAATGAGATTAGTTATACAACATTGAAGAAGGCAGCATATGGACAAGTAAGGGAGTCCATCTGTTCATTCATACACGCCATTTTATATGGTACAGAAGCGGAATCGATTGAGGCTCTGAGAAAGGTGCTTGCTATTGGCTCCTCCTCAGGAACAGATATTGCCTTAGGGCTAATAAGTGGCTTAGAAGCCAATATAAAATTAGGAGGATAA
- the fdrA gene encoding acyl-CoA synthetase FdrA: MSIKVVIKRNTYFDSVSLMSLSTKANQIEGVEQAIIGMGTEMNKGVIRNVGLMTPEVEEATAGDLMIIVKTTSADQTESAYLAVEELLTNKNKAQAKSDIKYATIDSAAQGIPDANFAVISVNGAFAVREARKALENDLHVMLFSDNVSVEDEVELKTLAHEKGLLMMGPDCGTAIIGNTGLCFANAVRKGNIGIVAASGTGSQEVSVRIHDFGGGITQLIGTGGRDLSKEVGGIMMLDGIKALDADEATKVIVLVSKPPEASVEKKVLAQIKECSKPVVVYFIGGNEEAVVAAGGQFAKTSKEAALKAVLLAGIDEAGINKRALNIPLVEEVRAKLAPEQKYIRGLFCGGTLCDESMYLAMEKFDNVYSNIQKNPDFLLKDINVSQEHTFIDFGDDDFTNGKPHPMIDPSSRIDRFLQEAKDPSVGVIVMDFVLGFGSHEDPVGVMLPAMIEAKQLAEKEGRHLEIIGYVLGTDLDTPNIDEQVKKLIDAGVTHASSSTNAGLLAREMVLKGENHE; the protein is encoded by the coding sequence ATGAGTATTAAAGTCGTAATTAAGCGCAACACATATTTTGATTCAGTGTCATTGATGTCACTATCAACAAAAGCGAATCAAATTGAAGGCGTTGAGCAAGCAATTATTGGTATGGGTACAGAAATGAACAAAGGGGTCATTCGCAATGTTGGTTTGATGACGCCAGAAGTGGAAGAAGCAACAGCAGGGGACTTAATGATTATTGTCAAAACTACTAGTGCGGATCAAACAGAAAGCGCTTACCTAGCAGTTGAAGAATTACTAACAAATAAAAATAAAGCACAAGCAAAAAGCGATATTAAATATGCAACGATAGATTCTGCTGCACAAGGTATCCCTGATGCAAACTTTGCGGTCATTTCTGTCAATGGTGCATTTGCCGTTCGTGAAGCACGCAAAGCACTTGAAAATGATCTACACGTGATGCTGTTCAGTGATAATGTGAGCGTTGAAGACGAAGTAGAATTAAAAACGTTAGCACATGAAAAAGGTCTATTAATGATGGGGCCAGACTGTGGTACGGCCATTATTGGTAATACAGGTCTTTGCTTTGCCAACGCTGTGAGAAAAGGCAATATCGGTATCGTAGCGGCATCTGGTACAGGTAGCCAAGAGGTAAGTGTTCGTATTCATGACTTCGGTGGTGGAATCACACAACTGATCGGTACTGGCGGAAGAGATTTAAGTAAAGAAGTAGGCGGCATTATGATGCTTGATGGCATTAAAGCACTAGATGCGGATGAAGCGACAAAAGTGATCGTTCTAGTATCGAAGCCACCTGAAGCAAGTGTTGAGAAAAAGGTGCTCGCACAAATCAAAGAATGCAGCAAACCAGTAGTGGTTTACTTTATCGGTGGTAATGAAGAGGCGGTAGTGGCAGCTGGTGGACAATTTGCTAAAACATCGAAAGAAGCAGCATTAAAAGCAGTCTTACTAGCAGGTATTGATGAAGCAGGCATTAACAAACGTGCACTTAACATTCCATTAGTTGAAGAGGTCCGTGCAAAACTAGCACCAGAACAAAAATACATTCGTGGGCTATTCTGTGGCGGTACGCTTTGTGATGAATCTATGTATCTAGCGATGGAAAAATTCGATAACGTTTATAGTAACATCCAGAAAAATCCTGATTTCTTATTGAAAGATATCAATGTGAGTCAAGAACATACGTTCATTGACTTCGGTGATGATGATTTTACAAATGGTAAACCACATCCAATGATCGATCCATCTTCTCGTATTGACCGTTTCTTACAAGAAGCAAAAGATCCGTCAGTTGGTGTCATTGTGATGGACTTCGTATTAGGCTTTGGCTCTCATGAAGACCCAGTTGGCGTTATGCTTCCTGCTATGATTGAAGCAAAACAATTAGCTGAAAAAGAAGGCAGACACTTAGAAATCATTGGGTATGTCCTTGGAACTGATTTAGATACGCCAAACATAGATGAGCAAGTGAAAAAATTAATTGATGCTGGTGTTACACATGCAAGCAGTAGTACAAATGCTGGATTACTTGCTAGAGAAATGGTGTTGAAAGGAGAAAATCATGAGTAA
- a CDS encoding DUF1116 domain-containing protein, with the protein MSKINELFTSKINVINVGIELFKDDILAQNASATHLEWSPPGGGKPEIIAALNRIDKAELAEKIEAANRLAVEKIVNSQPVLIGFDQAINVVPGMTKKTILHAGPPITWENMNGPMQGAVMGALVFEGLAKDLEEAAEVAASGEITFSPCHEHNAVGSMAGVTSASMFMHIVENKTYGNIAYTNLSEQMAKILRMGANDDSVVERLIWMRDVLGPILRDAMKLNQDGIDLRLMLAQALHMGDECHNRNNAGTSLLIQALTPYILETDYPVEQKRAVFDFVASSDYFSGPTWMACCKCALDAAHGIEYSTVVTTMARNGVEFGVRISGMAGNTWFTGPAQKVIGPMFAGYKPEDSGLDIGDSAITETYGIGGFAMATAPAIVALVGGTVDEAIGYSRKMKEITTTENQNITIPLLNFMGIPTGIDIRKVIQSGILPIINTAIAHKEAGIGMIGAGITNPPMEAFEKALITISEKWA; encoded by the coding sequence ATGAGTAAGATTAATGAACTTTTTACAAGTAAAATTAACGTAATTAACGTAGGTATTGAACTTTTTAAAGATGATATTTTAGCACAAAATGCAAGTGCTACACACCTAGAGTGGTCACCACCAGGTGGAGGTAAGCCAGAAATTATTGCAGCATTAAACAGAATCGATAAAGCAGAACTTGCTGAAAAAATTGAAGCAGCAAACCGTCTTGCAGTTGAAAAAATTGTGAACTCTCAACCCGTGCTGATTGGTTTTGATCAAGCCATCAATGTTGTGCCTGGCATGACGAAAAAAACAATTTTACACGCAGGACCACCCATTACGTGGGAAAACATGAATGGCCCAATGCAGGGCGCTGTTATGGGTGCACTTGTATTCGAAGGATTAGCAAAAGACTTAGAAGAAGCAGCAGAGGTAGCGGCTTCGGGAGAAATTACATTCTCACCTTGTCATGAGCATAATGCCGTTGGTTCAATGGCTGGTGTAACATCTGCTTCGATGTTCATGCACATCGTTGAAAATAAAACGTATGGCAATATCGCCTATACAAACTTAAGTGAGCAAATGGCAAAAATCTTACGTATGGGTGCCAACGATGATAGCGTTGTTGAGCGATTAATATGGATGCGTGATGTGTTAGGGCCAATTTTACGTGATGCAATGAAATTAAATCAAGACGGCATCGATCTACGATTAATGCTTGCACAAGCACTTCACATGGGCGACGAATGTCATAACCGTAATAATGCAGGTACAAGCTTATTAATTCAAGCACTGACACCATATATCTTAGAAACAGATTACCCTGTTGAACAGAAGCGAGCAGTATTCGATTTCGTGGCAAGTAGTGATTATTTCTCAGGTCCTACATGGATGGCCTGCTGTAAATGTGCATTAGATGCTGCACATGGAATCGAATATAGTACAGTCGTGACAACAATGGCACGTAACGGTGTAGAATTTGGTGTTCGTATTAGTGGCATGGCAGGTAATACATGGTTTACTGGCCCTGCACAAAAAGTAATCGGACCGATGTTTGCTGGCTATAAACCAGAGGATTCAGGTCTTGATATTGGGGATAGTGCTATTACAGAAACATACGGTATTGGTGGTTTCGCAATGGCTACTGCACCAGCAATCGTTGCTTTAGTAGGTGGAACAGTAGATGAAGCAATTGGTTATTCTCGTAAAATGAAAGAAATTACAACGACAGAAAACCAAAATATTACCATTCCATTATTAAACTTCATGGGAATTCCTACAGGTATTGATATTCGTAAAGTCATCCAATCAGGTATTCTTCCAATTATTAATACAGCTATCGCACATAAAGAGGCTGGAATTGGTATGATTGGTGCTGGTATTACGAATCCTCCAATGGAAGCTTTTGAAAAAGCATTAATCACAATTAGTGAGAAGTGGGCTTAA